One Helianthus annuus cultivar XRQ/B chromosome 12, HanXRQr2.0-SUNRISE, whole genome shotgun sequence genomic region harbors:
- the LOC110893588 gene encoding uncharacterized protein LOC110893588, producing MANPLSLQTSNGGTSSHMFLSELCEGSTGPIMIMVCRKWDVTSVNGRYMSTDYIVTDIKGGVMHCTARNNIAHYFFDKLKKGGVYLVNGFAVQPTNMYRVLKDSPFVIGLHGSTTVKRVDDDGGRFERYPFLLTVFNINSKTVKQQSKSS from the exons ATGGCCAACCCCCTTAGTTTGCAAACGTCCAACGGTGGTACAAGCAGTCATATGTTCCTTAGTGAACTCTGTGAAGGGAGCACCGGACCTATCATGATAATGGTTTGTAGAAAATGGGACGTGACAAGTGTTAACGGCAGGTACATGAGCACCGACTATATTGTCACTGACATAAAG GGAGGTGTGATGCATTGCACCGCAAGGAATAACATTGCCCACTATTTCTTTGACAAACTCAAAAAGGGCGGTGTATATTTGGTTAACGGTTTCGCCGTGCAACCTACAAATATGTATCGGGTTCTTAAAGACAGCCCCTTTGTGATTGGGTTGCATGGTTCGACAACTGTGAAACGGGTTGATGATGACGGCGGTCGTTTTGAACGCTACCCTTTCCTGCTTACGGTGTTTAATATTAATAGTAAAACG GTAAAACAGCAAAGTAAAAGTTCCTAA